In Nostoc sp. CENA543, a single genomic region encodes these proteins:
- a CDS encoding ABC transporter permease subunit gives MMLNLIDKIGNWNPQLFRELKGRLKVFNIVIAVGLSLLGQLGTFIYQFADYPGAKYSMSGTYCNLAPGYRERLNILSQLITQVQQKINTYSGQPNFDKVKLQALKTQLASFQTEQTNINRNLYETYCPTAQINFTLWWRDHWEYIFLTLTVVFVFILLVAGTYLLINNLAQEERRGTLNFLRLTPQSEMSILIGKMLGVPIVIYLIVFAALPLHLLSGLSAKIALSHILIFDILLVGCCAFFYSYALLFGLISRWFSGFQPWLASGAVLLFLFTTFNLASYSSDSINTATWLRILSPFDMMGYLFSNVFRKYGDRSLDELQFFYLPLGKSLVGLLALHLFNYSVGIYWAWQALQRRFRNPETAVLSKGQSYFFVGCCQFIFWGFTLQYANNSCYPYYGRNCYYDVNHQIGENLVLLILFNVALVFALMIVLSPHRQQIQDWSRYSYYEVSNQQKFWRSSWLKDGIWGEKSPSLIAIAINLLIIVTPVVIWIIIAPALNFRNSNALGWMNEIGRMKAVLSVALFVSMAMIYAAILQTMLMLKNPQRGIWGVGTMALVMFLPPAILGLCSIYPENYPSVWLFSTFPWAGVKDSATITVFMSLLAELMVLGLLNFHLNKQIKLAGESASKALLAGR, from the coding sequence ATGATGCTGAATTTAATAGATAAAATAGGCAACTGGAATCCACAGTTATTCCGGGAACTTAAAGGTCGGCTCAAGGTTTTTAATATAGTGATTGCCGTTGGCTTATCGCTACTAGGGCAACTAGGAACTTTTATCTATCAATTTGCTGATTATCCTGGGGCAAAATATTCTATGTCCGGGACATATTGCAATTTAGCTCCAGGTTATCGTGAACGCCTCAATATACTGTCTCAATTAATTACTCAAGTCCAGCAAAAGATTAATACATATAGTGGTCAACCCAACTTTGATAAAGTCAAGTTACAAGCACTAAAAACCCAGTTAGCCAGTTTCCAAACAGAACAGACCAATATTAATAGAAATCTCTATGAGACATACTGTCCTACTGCTCAAATCAATTTCACTCTTTGGTGGCGGGATCACTGGGAATATATTTTTCTCACCTTAACTGTGGTGTTTGTGTTTATTTTGTTAGTAGCTGGTACATATCTGCTCATTAATAATTTGGCGCAAGAAGAACGACGCGGAACGCTGAATTTTTTGCGTCTGACTCCCCAATCAGAAATGAGCATTTTAATAGGCAAAATGTTAGGAGTACCGATTGTCATTTATCTGATAGTATTTGCAGCTTTACCTTTACATTTGCTTTCTGGCTTATCTGCCAAAATCGCCTTGAGCCACATCCTCATATTTGATATTTTGCTTGTTGGTTGTTGCGCTTTCTTTTATAGTTACGCACTTTTATTTGGCTTAATTAGTCGTTGGTTTAGTGGATTTCAACCTTGGTTAGCTAGTGGTGCAGTTTTATTATTCTTGTTTACAACTTTTAACTTAGCTTCTTATAGCTCTGATAGTATCAATACAGCCACATGGTTAAGAATATTAAGCCCATTTGACATGATGGGTTATCTATTTAGTAATGTATTCCGCAAATATGGGGATCGATCCCTAGATGAATTACAATTTTTCTACTTACCTTTAGGTAAAAGTCTTGTAGGTTTATTAGCCTTACATTTATTTAACTACAGTGTTGGTATCTACTGGGCTTGGCAAGCATTACAGCGTCGATTTCGCAATCCTGAAACAGCCGTTTTAAGTAAAGGTCAAAGCTATTTTTTTGTCGGTTGTTGTCAGTTCATCTTTTGGGGATTTACTCTCCAGTACGCAAATAACTCCTGTTATCCTTATTATGGGAGGAATTGCTACTATGATGTAAATCATCAAATCGGCGAAAACTTGGTTTTGCTTATATTGTTTAACGTGGCGTTGGTGTTTGCGCTGATGATTGTTTTATCTCCCCATCGCCAGCAAATTCAAGACTGGTCACGCTATAGTTACTATGAAGTGTCTAATCAGCAAAAATTTTGGCGTAGTTCTTGGTTAAAAGATGGCATTTGGGGAGAAAAAAGCCCATCTTTGATAGCAATTGCTATCAACCTTTTAATTATTGTGACACCTGTAGTTATTTGGATAATTATTGCACCTGCATTAAATTTCAGAAATAGCAACGCTCTTGGTTGGATGAACGAAATTGGGAGAATGAAAGCGGTTTTAAGTGTAGCCTTATTTGTCAGCATGGCAATGATTTATGCTGCCATATTGCAAACTATGCTGATGCTAAAAAATCCTCAACGGGGTATCTGGGGAGTTGGCACTATGGCTTTAGTCATGTTTCTCCCACCGGCGATTCTAGGATTATGTAGCATTTATCCAGAAAATTATCCTTCAGTGTGGCTATTTTCGACTTTTCCTTGGGCGGGTGTAAAAGACTCTGCAACTATTACTGTTTTTATGTCACTTTTAGCTGAGTTGATGGTTTTAGGATTGTTGAATTTTCACCTCAACAAACAAATCAAACTGGCGGGGGAATCTGCTAGTAAAGCTTTATTAGCAGGACGCTAA
- a CDS encoding ABC transporter ATP-binding protein, with protein MTKELAIRTNGLTKQFERHVAVNDVELEIQAGEVYGLIGPNGAGKTTLIRMLAAAEEPTTGEIYINGDRLRRDKSNPTLKRRLGYLPDDYPLYEDLTVWDYLDYFARLYRLREPRRTQRLHEVLELIQLGNKRNSLISTLSRGMKQRLSLARTIIHEPIVLLLDEPVSGLDPIARMQFREIIKALQEAGMTILISSHVLSDLAELCTSVGIMELGFLVESASLQHLYQRLSRQQIVLSTLGDVEALLSAVKHHPHVEEWEKLPGKNGLKVNFNGTQEECAELLRSLITSGIPLTDFHCVQEDLETIFLKLGHKQAS; from the coding sequence ATGACAAAAGAATTAGCAATTCGCACCAATGGCTTAACTAAGCAATTTGAACGGCACGTAGCCGTTAATGATGTTGAGTTAGAAATCCAAGCAGGTGAAGTATACGGACTGATAGGCCCCAATGGCGCAGGTAAAACCACTCTCATCCGAATGTTGGCAGCAGCAGAAGAACCAACTACGGGTGAGATTTATATTAACGGCGATCGCCTGCGTCGTGACAAGAGTAACCCCACCCTCAAACGTCGTCTTGGCTACCTTCCCGATGATTATCCCCTGTATGAAGACTTAACGGTTTGGGATTACTTAGATTATTTTGCGCGTTTGTATCGGTTGCGAGAACCACGCCGCACCCAACGCCTACACGAAGTTTTAGAACTCATCCAACTGGGTAATAAACGCAACAGTCTGATTTCTACCCTGTCACGGGGGATGAAGCAGCGTTTGAGTTTAGCACGGACTATTATCCATGAGCCAATTGTACTGTTATTGGATGAGCCTGTTTCGGGACTCGACCCCATAGCTAGAATGCAATTCCGAGAAATTATTAAGGCACTACAAGAAGCGGGAATGACAATTTTAATCTCTTCCCATGTGCTGAGTGACTTAGCAGAGTTGTGTACTTCTGTAGGCATTATGGAATTAGGGTTTCTGGTAGAAAGTGCCTCCCTCCAACATCTTTATCAACGGTTATCTCGCCAACAAATAGTTTTATCAACTTTAGGTGATGTCGAGGCACTGTTAAGCGCAGTCAAACATCATCCCCATGTAGAAGAGTGGGAGAAATTACCAGGTAAAAATGGCTTAAAAGTTAATTTTAACGGTACACAGGAAGAATGCGCCGAATTATTGCGATCGCTAATTACATCGGGGATTCCTCTTACTGATTTTCACTGTGTTCAAGAAGATTTAGAAACCATATTTTTAAAACTAGGACACAAACAAGCATCTTAA
- a CDS encoding fatty acid desaturase has protein sequence MTLPRWVINVHELLHIKSSKEINQIIRCLGISPIPLSIFTLSYQQIHEIHLAHHRHSATESDPDAYHIRGNLFLVILNAFITPEQSSIRWIKVNGINFQLGIDLLIKLLILIVLAFLGGQRFLWFWLFLRIVYGLGDIVFFRLVHHQKGEYGTFAMKIPNIIETWGGIIFGSTVIQATIHHDVHHKHPRIAAHNLAKARSYVISSPNN, from the coding sequence GTGACTCTACCCCGTTGGGTTATTAATGTACATGAACTTCTGCATATTAAAAGTAGTAAAGAGATAAATCAGATTATCAGATGCTTGGGTATCAGCCCTATACCACTCTCTATTTTTACTCTCAGTTATCAACAAATTCATGAAATTCACCTAGCTCATCACCGTCATTCAGCAACAGAGTCTGACCCTGATGCTTACCATATTAGAGGAAATTTATTTTTGGTTATTTTGAATGCTTTTATTACACCAGAGCAAAGTTCTATTCGTTGGATAAAAGTCAATGGAATTAATTTTCAACTAGGAATAGATTTACTCATAAAACTATTAATTTTAATAGTTTTAGCTTTTTTAGGCGGACAAAGATTTCTATGGTTTTGGTTGTTTCTACGAATTGTTTATGGACTAGGAGATATAGTATTTTTCCGTCTTGTTCATCACCAAAAAGGAGAATACGGAACGTTTGCCATGAAAATTCCTAATATTATCGAAACCTGGGGAGGAATAATTTTTGGCTCAACTGTCATTCAAGCAACAATTCATCACGATGTCCATCATAAACATCCTCGCATTGCAGCACATAATCTAGCTAAAGCCAGGTCATACGTAATTAGTAGTCCAAACAATTAA
- a CDS encoding ATP-dependent Clp protease ATP-binding subunit: MFEHFTSEAIKVIMLAQEEARRLGHNFVGTEQILLGLMGEGTGVAAKVLNELGVTLKDARREVEKIIGRGTGFVPPEIPFTPKVKSLFEQSFREAHSLGHNYINTEHLLLGLTESGEGVAAKVLQNLGVDLRNVRTAVIRRLGEDPVTVGSGAGSPRRNQTLTTEEFGRNLTKLAQEGKLDPVVGRQKEIERAIQILGRRTKNNPVLIGEPGVGKTAIAEGLAQRIINQDVPEVLEGKQVISLDMGLLVAGTRFRGDFEERIKKIVDEVRTAGNVILVIDEIHTLVGAGGTEGGLDAANILKPALARGELQCIGATTLDEYRQHIERDAALERRFQPILVGEPSVSETIEILYGLRGVYEQHHRVQIADEALIAAAELSDRYISDRFLPDKAIDLIDEAGSRVRLRNSQISTDKELKRKLREVAKAKNEAVRLQNFDKAGELRDQEIALEAELQAASTETATHPIVVDEEDIAQIVASWTGVPVNKLTESESELLLHLEDTLHKRLIGQEQAVTAVSRAIRRARVGLKNPNRPIASFIFSGPTGVGKTELAKALATYFFGAEDAMIRLDMSEYMESHTVSKLIGSPPGYVGYDEGGQLTEAVRRRPYTVLLFDEIEKAHPDVFNMLLQILDDGHLTDAKGRKVDFKNTLIILTSNIGSKVIEKGGGGLGFEFDNQPDASYHRIRNLVNEELKNYFRPEFLNRVDEIIVFTQLSKDEVKQIAEIMLRDVASRLTEKGITLEVTERFKDLVVREGYDPSYGARPLRRAIMRLLEDSLAEAMLAGEISEGCTAVVDVDDDGQVKVRDSEKRELLLANAG; the protein is encoded by the coding sequence ATGTTTGAACACTTCACTTCCGAAGCCATCAAAGTGATTATGCTCGCTCAGGAGGAAGCACGTCGCCTGGGACACAACTTCGTAGGAACTGAACAAATTCTCCTGGGTTTGATGGGAGAAGGAACTGGGGTTGCTGCCAAAGTGCTGAATGAGTTGGGTGTGACTCTCAAAGACGCACGTCGGGAAGTCGAAAAAATTATTGGTAGGGGTACTGGTTTCGTTCCACCAGAAATTCCCTTTACTCCTAAAGTCAAAAGTCTATTTGAGCAATCATTTAGAGAAGCTCACAGTCTAGGTCATAATTACATCAACACAGAACACTTACTACTAGGTTTAACAGAATCAGGTGAAGGTGTCGCCGCCAAAGTGTTGCAAAATCTGGGTGTTGACCTCAGAAATGTTCGGACTGCTGTGATTCGGCGTTTAGGTGAAGATCCAGTGACGGTAGGTAGTGGTGCTGGTAGTCCCAGACGCAACCAAACCCTCACCACAGAGGAATTTGGCAGAAACCTCACCAAACTCGCTCAAGAAGGTAAGCTTGACCCTGTAGTGGGTCGTCAAAAAGAAATTGAACGCGCTATTCAAATTCTCGGTCGCCGCACGAAGAATAACCCTGTGTTAATTGGTGAACCAGGGGTAGGTAAAACAGCGATCGCCGAAGGTTTGGCACAGCGTATCATTAACCAAGATGTCCCCGAAGTCTTGGAAGGTAAGCAAGTCATCAGCCTCGACATGGGGTTATTGGTGGCGGGGACTCGCTTCCGGGGAGACTTTGAAGAACGCATCAAAAAAATTGTCGATGAAGTCCGCACAGCCGGAAATGTCATCTTAGTCATTGATGAAATTCATACCCTAGTCGGTGCGGGGGGGACTGAAGGCGGCTTAGATGCAGCCAACATCCTCAAACCAGCCTTAGCACGGGGTGAACTGCAATGTATTGGTGCTACCACCTTAGATGAGTATCGCCAACATATTGAACGCGATGCCGCCTTAGAACGACGTTTTCAACCGATTTTAGTCGGTGAACCCTCTGTATCTGAAACCATTGAAATCCTCTACGGTTTGCGCGGAGTTTACGAACAACACCACCGAGTGCAAATTGCTGATGAAGCCTTGATTGCGGCGGCTGAGTTATCAGATCGTTATATTAGCGATCGCTTTTTACCCGACAAAGCTATAGACTTAATTGATGAAGCAGGTTCACGGGTACGTCTGAGAAACTCTCAAATTTCCACCGATAAAGAACTCAAGCGGAAACTGCGGGAAGTCGCCAAAGCGAAAAACGAAGCCGTCAGACTGCAAAACTTCGATAAAGCCGGGGAACTGCGCGACCAAGAAATCGCCCTAGAAGCAGAACTGCAAGCCGCTTCCACTGAAACAGCCACTCACCCCATCGTCGTAGACGAAGAAGACATCGCCCAAATCGTCGCTTCTTGGACTGGTGTCCCCGTCAACAAACTCACCGAGTCTGAGTCAGAATTACTCCTGCACTTAGAAGACACCCTACACAAGCGGCTTATCGGTCAAGAACAAGCAGTGACAGCCGTGTCTCGCGCCATCCGTCGCGCCAGAGTCGGGTTAAAAAATCCCAACCGTCCCATCGCTAGCTTTATCTTCTCCGGCCCCACCGGCGTTGGTAAAACCGAACTAGCCAAAGCCTTAGCAACTTACTTCTTCGGTGCAGAAGATGCCATGATTCGGTTAGATATGTCCGAATACATGGAAAGCCACACAGTATCTAAACTCATCGGTTCACCTCCTGGTTACGTCGGTTACGACGAAGGCGGACAACTCACCGAAGCTGTACGCCGCAGACCTTACACCGTGCTGCTATTCGACGAAATCGAAAAAGCGCACCCCGATGTGTTCAATATGCTGCTGCAAATTCTCGATGACGGACACCTAACTGACGCAAAAGGTCGTAAGGTAGACTTCAAGAACACCTTAATTATCTTGACCTCTAACATTGGTTCTAAGGTAATTGAAAAAGGTGGCGGCGGTTTAGGCTTTGAATTCGACAACCAACCAGATGCTAGTTACCACCGCATCCGTAACCTAGTCAACGAAGAACTGAAAAATTACTTCCGTCCTGAATTTCTCAACCGGGTGGATGAAATTATCGTCTTCACTCAACTATCTAAGGATGAAGTCAAGCAAATTGCCGAAATTATGCTGCGTGATGTCGCTAGCCGCCTGACAGAAAAAGGTATCACCTTAGAAGTTACCGAAAGGTTCAAAGACTTAGTAGTCAGGGAAGGTTATGACCCCAGCTACGGTGCTAGACCATTACGTCGCGCCATCATGCGCCTGTTGGAAGATTCCCTTGCTGAAGCCATGCTAGCTGGTGAAATCAGCGAAGGTTGTACCGCCGTCGTGGATGTCGATGATGATGGACAAGTTAAGGTACGCGACTCAGAAAAACGCGAATTACTATTAGCAAATGCTGGTTAA
- a CDS encoding DUF3288 family protein, giving the protein MTEQHGSKDQQHPLYNRDRPLIDILLSQTATDYNLAELARLRIRYQGFPGARDIQSDLDKVLQQWGLTEAELFEKTRQLHDIGGIYKSRGKREEQDWN; this is encoded by the coding sequence ATGACCGAACAGCACGGAAGTAAAGACCAACAGCACCCACTTTACAACCGCGATCGCCCTCTTATTGATATTCTACTAAGTCAAACCGCCACAGACTACAATTTAGCCGAATTAGCCCGTCTCAGAATCCGTTATCAAGGCTTCCCAGGCGCGAGGGACATACAAAGCGACCTAGATAAAGTTTTGCAACAATGGGGCTTAACTGAGGCGGAATTATTCGAGAAAACCCGACAATTGCATGATATTGGCGGTATTTATAAAAGTCGCGGCAAACGAGAGGAGCAGGATTGGAATTAG
- a CDS encoding MlaD family protein, with protein MRDSITTRFASRRTLREGSVGLLVLLGLGAFFVIVLWLNRVTASRSSYKAIVEFANAGGMQKGAPVRYRGVKVGNIARIEPKPNAVEVEIEIAQADLIIPRDVLVEANQSGLISESIVDITPKSSLPTQDKIAKPLDKNCDRTLIVCNGSRLKGQIGISLDELIRSSTQLATTYNNPEFYQRVNRLLETSAEAATSVSSLSRDVGRLSRSFQGQIGTFAATANSIQQATNKLTVSTTKTVDQLGNTASQFSTTAAQANKLLTQLDELVTSNRSTLVSALNNITETSNQLRLTVSSLSPAITRLSDGELLKNLETLSANAAQASANLKDATQALNDPKNALLLQQTLDSARVTFENTQKITSDLDELTGDPKFRDNLRQLVNGLSTLVSSTDQMQEQVNVAVTLESMQAAASKSQLVLTSNQPEKPTNNPTSSKIESTVNPTSPTSSQEKLLQKLRQYRSGE; from the coding sequence ATGCGCGATTCTATCACCACTCGTTTTGCATCTCGACGGACGTTAAGGGAAGGCTCAGTCGGATTATTGGTTTTACTGGGACTAGGAGCATTTTTTGTGATCGTTCTCTGGCTCAATCGAGTCACAGCCTCTCGTAGTTCCTACAAAGCTATTGTAGAATTTGCCAATGCTGGCGGTATGCAAAAAGGCGCGCCTGTGCGTTATCGGGGTGTAAAAGTCGGGAATATTGCTCGCATTGAACCCAAGCCAAATGCTGTAGAAGTAGAAATTGAAATTGCCCAAGCTGATTTAATTATTCCCCGTGATGTTTTGGTTGAAGCTAACCAAAGCGGCTTAATTAGTGAAAGTATTGTTGATATCACGCCCAAATCTTCACTACCAACTCAAGATAAAATCGCTAAACCTCTGGATAAAAATTGCGATCGCACTCTGATTGTTTGCAATGGTTCTCGGCTCAAGGGTCAAATTGGTATCAGTCTAGATGAACTCATCCGTAGTAGCACGCAATTAGCAACCACTTATAATAATCCTGAATTTTATCAACGAGTAAATAGATTACTAGAAACCTCAGCAGAAGCCGCTACTAGCGTCTCCTCATTGAGTCGAGATGTCGGGAGATTAAGCAGAAGCTTTCAAGGACAAATCGGGACATTTGCCGCCACTGCCAATTCTATCCAACAAGCCACCAATAAACTCACCGTTTCCACCACCAAGACTGTAGACCAATTAGGTAACACTGCTAGTCAATTCAGCACTACCGCAGCTCAAGCTAATAAGTTACTCACTCAATTAGATGAACTAGTTACCTCTAATCGTTCTACATTAGTGAGTGCATTGAATAACATCACTGAAACTAGCAACCAACTGCGGTTAACAGTCAGTAGTCTTTCCCCCGCCATTACGCGGTTATCCGACGGGGAATTACTGAAAAATTTAGAAACCCTCTCAGCCAACGCCGCCCAAGCATCCGCTAACTTAAAAGATGCCACTCAGGCATTAAATGATCCTAAAAACGCTCTGCTGCTGCAACAAACCCTAGACTCAGCCAGAGTAACATTTGAAAACACCCAAAAAATCACCTCTGATTTAGACGAATTAACTGGAGATCCCAAATTTCGCGATAACTTACGGCAACTAGTCAACGGTTTGAGTACCCTAGTCTCTTCCACAGACCAAATGCAAGAGCAAGTCAATGTTGCTGTAACTTTAGAGTCCATGCAAGCCGCCGCCAGCAAATCCCAATTAGTGTTAACCTCCAACCAACCAGAAAAACCCACCAACAATCCCACATCCAGCAAAATTGAAAGTACGGTTAACCCCACTAGTCCTACATCATCTCAGGAGAAGCTTTTGCAGAAATTACGGCAATATCGGAGTGGGGAATGA
- a CDS encoding ABC transporter ATP-binding protein → MTEPLIELKGVSKSFGNNRVLDNVDLTIYRGEALGIIGPSGTGKSTILRVIAGLITPDEGEVYVQGVKREGLIEDGHDPVGIGMVFQQAALFDSLTVEENVGFLLYQNSKLSRSRIQELVREKLEMVGLPGIGHLYPSELSGGMRKRVSFARAIMANPDNPEEGAEVLLYDEPTAGLDPIASTVIEDLIRGLQTTQGVCSTYAIVTHQDSTIRRTADKLVFLYQGKVQWQGSVSELNNTDHPLIHQFMSGSVQGPIQVVG, encoded by the coding sequence ATGACTGAACCACTAATTGAACTAAAAGGCGTTTCTAAATCCTTTGGGAACAATCGGGTTTTAGATAATGTGGACTTAACGATTTATCGGGGGGAGGCTTTAGGAATTATCGGCCCTTCGGGAACCGGTAAATCGACGATCTTACGGGTAATTGCTGGTTTAATTACTCCTGATGAGGGGGAAGTTTACGTGCAAGGAGTAAAAAGAGAGGGGTTAATTGAAGATGGTCATGACCCTGTGGGTATTGGTATGGTATTTCAGCAGGCAGCTTTATTTGATTCGTTGACTGTGGAAGAGAATGTGGGGTTTTTACTGTATCAAAACTCTAAGTTATCGCGATCGCGCATTCAAGAATTAGTCAGGGAAAAACTGGAAATGGTGGGTTTACCAGGTATTGGTCATCTCTACCCGTCGGAGTTATCTGGAGGGATGCGAAAACGGGTGAGTTTTGCGCGTGCGATTATGGCTAACCCTGATAATCCCGAAGAAGGCGCAGAGGTTTTACTTTACGATGAACCGACAGCCGGACTTGATCCCATTGCTTCTACGGTAATAGAAGATTTAATTCGGGGATTACAAACTACTCAAGGTGTTTGCAGTACCTATGCGATCGTGACACATCAAGATAGTACAATACGGCGTACTGCTGATAAACTAGTATTCCTTTATCAAGGTAAAGTGCAGTGGCAAGGTTCAGTTAGTGAACTAAATAACACAGACCATCCATTAATTCATCAATTTATGAGTGGAAGTGTACAAGGGCCAATTCAGGTTGTTGGTTAG
- a CDS encoding NAD(P)/FAD-dependent oxidoreductase — protein sequence MSPQSPIIIIGSGIGGLCAAGLLARYGKQVIVCESHTMAGGAAHSFKRRGFEFDSGPSFYCGLTGKDSLNPVKQVLDALGESIQVIPYDPLGHYHFPEASLAVYSNLAQYHQELHKITPQGAKEFQQFEQRLLGLYEAMKGIPTLALRSDWQVILVLLQRYLPSLAKMLPYLSLVQSSVGNVMDATVKDPWVRRLIDLECFLLSGLKAHGTIAPEVAFMLGERSRGVEYPVGGSAAIVDALVRGLEKWGGKLRLGCHVEQILVESGKVTGVRLRNGEVLPAAIVISNATLWDTYNNLLRPEDLPAAYRESALKTPAVESFMHLHLGIRADGLDNLTGHHVVVHDSSQDITTPGNTCMISIPSVWDKNLAPEGHHVVHAYTLEPYAGWERNDEYEAKKREKAQNLYRSLERIIPDIRERVVLELIGTPLTHAHYLRRYQGTYGPAIAAGKGLFPSTHTPIQGLYRVGDSTLPGIGVPAVAASGILCANSLVNLGQMTELL from the coding sequence ATGTCTCCCCAATCCCCCATCATCATTATCGGTAGCGGTATCGGCGGTTTATGCGCTGCGGGTTTGTTGGCGCGTTATGGTAAACAGGTGATTGTATGTGAAAGTCATACAATGGCGGGTGGTGCTGCTCATAGTTTTAAACGGCGCGGTTTTGAATTTGATTCTGGCCCCTCCTTTTATTGCGGTTTAACTGGTAAAGACAGTTTAAATCCCGTCAAACAGGTGCTTGATGCTTTAGGTGAATCCATCCAAGTTATACCCTATGATCCTTTAGGTCACTACCACTTTCCCGAAGCCAGTCTTGCAGTCTACAGCAATCTTGCACAATATCATCAAGAGCTACATAAAATTACACCCCAAGGTGCAAAGGAATTCCAACAATTTGAGCAACGCCTTTTAGGACTCTATGAGGCGATGAAAGGTATACCTACTTTGGCATTGCGCTCAGATTGGCAGGTGATTTTAGTATTATTACAACGTTATTTGCCATCCTTGGCGAAAATGTTACCTTACTTATCCCTGGTGCAGTCTTCTGTAGGCAATGTTATGGATGCTACAGTCAAAGACCCCTGGGTACGGCGACTGATTGATTTAGAGTGTTTCTTACTTTCTGGCTTAAAAGCCCACGGCACAATTGCACCTGAAGTAGCATTTATGTTGGGTGAACGTTCCCGTGGGGTGGAGTATCCTGTGGGGGGGAGTGCTGCAATTGTTGATGCTTTGGTGCGGGGGTTGGAAAAATGGGGTGGGAAGTTGCGTTTAGGCTGTCACGTTGAGCAAATTTTGGTAGAGTCTGGCAAAGTTACGGGTGTGCGGTTACGCAATGGTGAAGTTTTGCCAGCAGCAATTGTGATTTCTAATGCCACCCTTTGGGATACCTATAACAATTTACTGCGTCCTGAAGATTTGCCTGCGGCTTATCGTGAAAGTGCTTTAAAGACTCCAGCCGTTGAGAGTTTTATGCACTTGCACTTAGGTATCCGCGCCGATGGGTTAGATAATTTAACTGGACATCATGTGGTAGTCCATGATTCTAGTCAAGATATCACCACACCAGGTAATACTTGCATGATTTCGATTCCCAGTGTGTGGGATAAAAATTTAGCCCCAGAGGGACATCATGTGGTTCATGCTTACACCCTCGAACCCTACGCTGGCTGGGAACGCAATGATGAGTATGAAGCGAAGAAACGAGAAAAAGCCCAAAATTTATACCGTTCCTTAGAGCGTATTATCCCTGATATTCGTGAACGTGTGGTATTAGAACTCATCGGTACACCGTTAACCCATGCTCATTATCTCCGAAGATATCAGGGAACTTATGGCCCGGCGATCGCAGCAGGTAAAGGGTTATTTCCTAGCACACACACGCCTATCCAGGGTTTATATCGTGTGGGTGATAGCACCCTACCAGGAATCGGCGTGCCGGCTGTCGCTGCTTCTGGGATTTTGTGCGCCAATAGTTTAGTAAATTTGGGGCAAATGACGGAGTTATTGTAA